Proteins from one Haloarchaeobius litoreus genomic window:
- a CDS encoding FAD-binding protein, protein MYEHDVIVVGGGGAGLRAAIAAQEEGADVAIVTKLHPVRSHTGAAEGGINAALREGDDWELHAYDTMKGSDYLGDAPAIETLAQDAPEEVFQIEHWGMPFSREEDGRVSQRPFGGLSFPRTTYAGAETGHHLLHTMYEQVVKRGIQVYDEWYVMDLAVTDEETPEDRSCHGIVAYDVQSGEIAGFKANDGVILATGGPGQAFDHTTNAVACTGDGYAMAYRAGVPMEDMEFVQFHPTTLPSTGVLISEGVRGEGGILYNADGERFMFEHGYANNDGELASRDVVSRAELTEVNAGRGFEDEYVMLDMRHLGEERIVDRLENILHLAEDFEGVDGLKEPMPVKPGQHYEMGGIETDENGHTCIDGLYAAGETACVSVHGANRLGGNALPELIVFGARAGTHAAGGDLGEAQIETGERGDIEYDDTELPYQPGEVGMDTGGVAADGGAVAADADAVVEREVEAQRERVATLMERDEGVQHSQIRADLQKTMTKNVNVFREEEGLKQALRDIREIREAYQDVYVDDPSRTFNTDLQQTIETRNLIDVAETITLGALVRTEFRGAHWRAEHQERKDDEWLKHTLVGWNDGDPTIFYRPTILEGENKTYEPKERSY, encoded by the coding sequence ATGTACGAACACGACGTCATCGTGGTCGGCGGCGGTGGCGCGGGACTCCGCGCCGCCATCGCGGCCCAGGAAGAAGGAGCGGACGTGGCTATCGTCACGAAACTCCACCCCGTCCGTAGCCACACAGGCGCGGCCGAGGGTGGCATCAACGCGGCGCTGCGCGAGGGTGACGACTGGGAGCTCCACGCCTACGACACGATGAAGGGGTCGGACTACCTCGGTGACGCCCCCGCAATCGAGACGCTGGCGCAGGACGCCCCCGAAGAGGTCTTCCAGATCGAACACTGGGGCATGCCGTTCTCCCGCGAGGAGGACGGGCGCGTCTCCCAGCGCCCGTTCGGTGGGCTCTCGTTCCCGCGGACGACCTACGCCGGTGCCGAGACCGGTCACCACCTGCTGCACACGATGTACGAGCAGGTCGTCAAGCGGGGCATCCAGGTGTACGACGAGTGGTACGTGATGGACCTCGCCGTCACCGACGAGGAGACGCCCGAGGACCGCTCCTGTCACGGCATCGTCGCCTACGACGTGCAGTCCGGCGAGATAGCTGGCTTCAAGGCCAACGACGGGGTCATCCTCGCGACCGGCGGTCCGGGACAGGCGTTCGACCACACGACCAACGCGGTCGCCTGCACCGGTGACGGCTACGCGATGGCCTACCGCGCTGGCGTCCCGATGGAGGACATGGAGTTCGTCCAGTTCCACCCGACGACGCTCCCGAGCACGGGGGTGCTCATCTCCGAGGGTGTCCGCGGCGAAGGCGGTATCCTCTACAACGCCGACGGCGAGCGGTTCATGTTCGAGCACGGCTACGCGAACAACGACGGCGAGCTCGCCTCGCGTGACGTGGTCTCACGTGCGGAGCTCACCGAGGTCAACGCGGGCCGCGGCTTCGAGGACGAGTACGTCATGCTCGACATGCGCCACCTCGGCGAGGAGCGCATCGTCGACCGGCTGGAGAACATCCTCCACCTCGCGGAGGACTTCGAGGGCGTCGACGGGCTGAAGGAGCCCATGCCGGTCAAGCCCGGCCAGCACTACGAGATGGGTGGCATCGAGACCGACGAGAACGGTCACACCTGCATCGACGGCCTGTACGCCGCGGGCGAGACGGCCTGTGTCTCGGTCCACGGCGCGAACCGCCTCGGCGGCAACGCCCTGCCCGAGCTCATCGTCTTCGGCGCGCGTGCCGGAACGCACGCGGCCGGCGGCGACCTCGGCGAGGCCCAGATCGAGACGGGCGAGCGCGGCGACATCGAGTACGACGACACCGAACTCCCGTATCAGCCCGGCGAGGTCGGCATGGACACCGGCGGCGTCGCGGCGGACGGCGGTGCGGTCGCGGCCGACGCCGACGCGGTCGTCGAGCGGGAGGTCGAGGCCCAGCGCGAGCGCGTCGCGACCCTGATGGAGCGCGACGAGGGCGTCCAGCACTCCCAGATCCGCGCGGACCTCCAGAAGACGATGACGAAGAACGTCAACGTCTTCCGCGAGGAGGAGGGCCTGAAGCAGGCACTCCGTGACATCCGCGAGATCCGCGAGGCCTACCAGGACGTCTACGTCGACGACCCGTCGCGCACGTTCAACACCGACCTCCAGCAGACCATCGAGACGCGCAACCTCATCGACGTCGCCGAGACCATCACGCTCGGCGCGCTCGTGCGCACGGAGTTCCGCGGCGCGCACTGGCGCGCGGAGCACCAGGAGCGCAAGGACGACGAGTGGCTGAAGCACACGCTCGTCGGCTGGAACGACGGCGACCCGACCATCTTCTACCGCCCGACCATCCTGGAGGGCGAGAACAAGACGTACGAGCCGAAGGAACGCTCGTACTGA
- a CDS encoding XapX domain-containing protein, which yields MNTMQVFLATLTGFTVGALFKFVEIPIPAPPNLAGIMGIVGIFLGFQVMSELGVTIDDLFTALGL from the coding sequence ATGAACACGATGCAGGTCTTCCTCGCCACGCTCACCGGCTTCACGGTCGGTGCGCTGTTCAAGTTCGTCGAGATCCCCATCCCCGCTCCCCCGAACCTCGCGGGCATCATGGGTATCGTCGGTATCTTCCTCGGCTTCCAGGTGATGTCGGAGCTCGGGGTGACCATCGACGACCTGTTCACCGCACTCGGGCTCTGA
- a CDS encoding DoxX family protein has product MATNQLSAGANTFESKLGGITVKGKAHSLSAWFVLALRLMMGYAFLYAGWEKVAAGGWTANGYIENVAAANGNPLEGMFAAMAASPMFMDFVNVAVPWGELLIGLGLIVGALVRLAALFGALMMLMFYFGNWSVEHGVINGDFAYMLVFLAIAAFGAGRILGLDTYIERYELGGEPLVEKYPALRYILG; this is encoded by the coding sequence ATGGCAACCAATCAACTATCGGCCGGCGCGAACACGTTCGAGAGCAAACTCGGTGGCATCACCGTCAAGGGCAAGGCACACAGCCTGAGCGCGTGGTTCGTGCTCGCACTCCGGCTGATGATGGGGTACGCGTTCCTCTACGCCGGCTGGGAGAAGGTCGCGGCCGGCGGGTGGACGGCGAACGGCTACATCGAGAACGTCGCGGCGGCGAACGGCAACCCGCTCGAGGGGATGTTCGCGGCCATGGCGGCCTCACCCATGTTCATGGACTTCGTGAACGTCGCCGTCCCGTGGGGTGAGCTCCTCATCGGTCTCGGGCTCATCGTCGGTGCGCTGGTCCGCCTCGCGGCGCTCTTCGGCGCGCTCATGATGCTCATGTTCTACTTCGGGAACTGGAGCGTCGAACACGGCGTCATCAACGGGGACTTCGCCTACATGCTCGTGTTCCTGGCCATCGCGGCGTTCGGTGCGGGCCGCATCCTCGGCCTGGACACCTACATCGAGCGGTACGAGCTCGGTGGCGAACCCCTCGTCGAGAAGTACCCGGCGCTGCGCTACATCCTCGGCTGA
- a CDS encoding HD domain-containing protein, whose amino-acid sequence MSDTEESQSAGRIYRPGEPHAFPDDRLNDVLDFVENDPEITTYLEAQNVNAVDRKGYNDHGSKHISIVRHRALCLYDLLKQAGIEFNGASQQGLDEADEPVIIALAATLHDIGHVVHRDSHTYYSIPLAADELDRILPEFYKKPDAVRIKGEVLHAILCHHTEEQPLTREAGVVRIADALDMERGRSRIPYKKGGRGIDTLSSQAIRNVSLQTGDDYPVLVEIEMTSAAGVYQVDNLLKAKLQGSTLEEFVRIVAVQADETDELVERIEL is encoded by the coding sequence ATGAGTGACACCGAAGAGAGCCAGTCTGCCGGCCGTATCTACCGCCCCGGCGAGCCGCACGCCTTCCCCGACGACCGCCTGAACGATGTGCTCGACTTCGTCGAGAACGACCCGGAAATCACGACCTACCTCGAGGCCCAGAACGTCAACGCCGTCGACCGCAAGGGGTACAACGACCACGGCTCGAAGCACATCTCCATCGTCCGTCACCGGGCGCTCTGCCTCTACGACCTGCTGAAGCAGGCCGGTATCGAGTTCAACGGCGCGAGCCAGCAGGGCCTCGACGAGGCCGACGAGCCGGTCATCATCGCGCTCGCGGCGACCCTGCACGACATCGGCCACGTCGTCCACCGCGACTCGCACACCTACTACTCCATCCCGCTGGCGGCCGACGAGCTCGACCGCATCCTGCCCGAGTTCTACAAGAAGCCCGACGCGGTTCGCATCAAGGGCGAGGTACTGCACGCCATCCTCTGCCACCACACCGAGGAGCAGCCACTGACCCGCGAGGCGGGCGTCGTCCGCATCGCCGACGCGCTCGACATGGAGCGCGGCCGCTCGCGCATCCCGTACAAGAAGGGCGGGCGCGGCATCGATACCCTCTCCAGTCAGGCGATACGGAACGTCTCGCTCCAGACCGGCGACGACTACCCCGTGCTCGTCGAGATCGAGATGACGAGCGCCGCAGGCGTCTACCAGGTCGACAACCTGCTGAAGGCAAAGCTGCAGGGCTCGACGCTGGAGGAGTTCGTCCGCATCGTCGCCGTTCAGGCGGACGAGACCGACGAGCTCGTCGAGCGCATCGAGCTCTGA
- the tatA gene encoding twin-arginine translocase TatA/TatE family subunit, with the protein MALATTPLFVGGLGAPEVVLIFLVVVLLFGANKIPKIARSTGEAMGEFQKGREEVEQELEEIRDGTKVDTGSSSTGSASSDATVEPDPIDTESETETETETDSDSK; encoded by the coding sequence ATGGCACTTGCAACCACACCGCTGTTCGTCGGCGGACTGGGCGCTCCCGAAGTCGTGCTCATCTTCCTCGTGGTCGTGCTGCTCTTCGGAGCCAACAAGATTCCGAAGATCGCACGCTCCACCGGTGAGGCGATGGGTGAATTCCAGAAGGGGCGAGAAGAGGTAGAACAGGAACTCGAAGAAATCCGCGATGGGACCAAGGTCGACACGGGTTCGAGCAGTACTGGCTCCGCCAGCTCGGACGCGACGGTCGAGCCGGACCCGATCGACACGGAGTCCGAGACGGAGACGGAGACGGAAACCGACTCCGACTCGAAGTAA
- a CDS encoding ATPase, T2SS/T4P/T4SS family — protein MAVNDADGSEANQFEGTDESASTSGDGPPERPVEGSDTRVGEYTWRDFMQEYGYEDEVSALYAGVNRQTTEDSERLGLGNSEGEVATAPHGSAWDKVEFDPEVYLGYHPDELADNITEYAGANGKWLWQEFAAYCDPETTPVVKDEWTWEHFKWEYHYEDDGSIPTDSAGETVEFDEEEYLGFEAEDTEGVLSQADDFAQELDDLVEERTVNVTHEDEDEFFSTDAGNTTVVNRYDLEKAVPREKKLHFREEERYWVNKPYAFVIIFHSEKENEKKYYAIEPHMNEIEGDLQEFMSGKLRTAIKYSDDEVTVEGDEDARREVIDRETKRLLRRYDLFSGSTRGRGSSGGGGGIVQQIRQMFDTADDEETVDAGFEGTPEALDGIKARPEPVVVAENADTLNEYQVEKLLYLLKRNFIGYERIDPIKHDINVEDISCNGHNSPVFVYHSGYEQIISNIFHGHHELDDFVVKLAQRSGKGISKRRPQVDATLPDGSRAQLTLGREVSDHGTNYTIRQFNDVPFTPIDLINWNTFSLDEMAFLWLCIENHKSLIFAGGTASGKTTSLNAISLFIPSNSKIVSIEDTREVELPQRNWIASVTRPSFSEDSQGDVDEFDLLEAALRQRPDYIVMGEIRGEEGRTLFQVMSTGHTTYTTFHADSVGEVLKRFTTDPINVSKTMFTALDLVSIQTQTRVSGNKVRRNRNITEINHYDAENDEINVQDVYQWQAETDEFLKMGESNTLEEIEFDRGWNRERLDDELFQRRVILAYLIKNGLSKYVEVAATVQAFVNDPETILALIANGQLEESLDDLREMESVYIDVDPEDEELVPRPDPDDETYNLAQDILERAEESLFEEYRDKELSGLGIESAISGSGMEEEESSIEAEPGDGGDFDFGDSVGSDDNPFELGDDDGDDFSFSGTDEEVDDGPSWLSDEGDGFDFGEDAGFGASSDDTAEAQADAGAAGGTEPAPEGTPELEAGTSAGDEPATDDGPDGEAPVTDASTTDDAGGETPELEESASDVSAEFPALDEGQEEPTFDDADADEPIFSDADDSGGESMFDAGAREETATEADSADSDATDASVADTTEPGVENAGDADAAAVGDESAEASADADTANESEESAPIDDEEAFFGGEDEQFFEEDDEEVDSIFGDESGGIFSGSDDDADEDDGGMFGSAAEEVEEEDAGMFDEAEDDDDTIFGGSDDADGAADGEDSVFGDAEDEERGDGDAE, from the coding sequence ATGGCTGTTAACGACGCCGACGGTTCAGAGGCGAATCAGTTCGAGGGGACTGATGAATCGGCCTCCACGTCGGGTGACGGCCCCCCTGAACGTCCGGTCGAGGGCTCGGACACCAGAGTGGGCGAGTACACGTGGCGGGACTTCATGCAGGAGTACGGGTACGAGGACGAAGTCTCGGCGCTGTACGCGGGCGTCAACCGACAGACGACGGAGGATTCAGAACGCCTCGGATTGGGCAACAGCGAGGGCGAAGTTGCAACGGCACCGCACGGTTCGGCGTGGGACAAGGTCGAGTTCGACCCCGAGGTGTACCTGGGCTATCACCCGGACGAACTGGCAGACAACATAACCGAATACGCGGGTGCGAACGGCAAGTGGCTCTGGCAGGAGTTCGCCGCCTACTGCGACCCCGAGACCACCCCCGTCGTCAAGGACGAGTGGACGTGGGAGCACTTCAAGTGGGAGTACCACTACGAGGACGACGGCTCGATTCCGACCGACTCGGCCGGCGAGACGGTCGAGTTCGACGAGGAGGAGTACCTCGGGTTCGAGGCCGAGGACACCGAGGGCGTCCTCAGTCAGGCAGACGACTTCGCACAGGAGCTCGACGACCTCGTCGAGGAGCGCACGGTCAACGTCACGCACGAGGACGAGGACGAGTTCTTCTCGACCGACGCGGGCAACACGACGGTCGTCAACCGGTACGACCTCGAGAAGGCGGTGCCGCGGGAGAAGAAGCTCCACTTCCGCGAGGAGGAGCGCTACTGGGTGAACAAGCCCTACGCGTTCGTCATCATCTTCCACTCCGAGAAGGAGAACGAGAAGAAGTACTACGCGATCGAGCCGCACATGAACGAGATCGAGGGCGACCTCCAGGAGTTCATGTCCGGCAAGCTCCGGACGGCCATCAAGTACTCCGACGACGAGGTCACCGTCGAGGGGGACGAGGACGCCCGGCGGGAGGTCATCGACCGCGAGACGAAGCGGCTGCTGAGGCGGTACGACCTGTTCTCGGGATCGACTCGCGGGCGCGGGTCCTCCGGCGGCGGTGGCGGTATCGTCCAGCAGATCCGCCAGATGTTCGACACGGCCGACGACGAGGAGACCGTCGACGCGGGGTTCGAAGGCACACCCGAGGCACTCGACGGCATCAAGGCACGTCCGGAGCCCGTCGTGGTGGCGGAGAACGCCGACACACTCAACGAGTACCAGGTCGAGAAGCTGCTCTACCTGCTGAAACGGAACTTCATCGGCTACGAACGCATCGACCCCATCAAGCACGACATCAACGTGGAGGACATCTCCTGCAACGGGCACAACTCGCCCGTCTTCGTCTACCACAGCGGCTACGAGCAGATCATCTCCAACATCTTCCACGGGCACCACGAGCTGGACGACTTCGTGGTCAAGTTGGCCCAGCGCTCCGGCAAGGGTATCTCGAAGCGGCGGCCGCAGGTCGACGCGACGCTGCCGGACGGCTCCCGTGCCCAGCTCACGCTCGGACGCGAGGTGTCCGACCACGGGACGAACTACACCATCCGTCAGTTCAACGATGTCCCGTTCACCCCCATCGACCTCATCAACTGGAACACGTTCTCGCTCGACGAGATGGCGTTCCTCTGGCTATGCATCGAGAACCACAAGTCCCTCATCTTCGCCGGCGGGACGGCGTCGGGGAAGACGACGAGCCTGAACGCGATCTCCCTGTTCATCCCCTCGAACTCGAAGATCGTCTCCATCGAGGACACACGCGAGGTCGAGTTGCCCCAGCGCAACTGGATCGCGAGCGTCACCCGCCCCTCGTTCAGCGAGGACAGCCAGGGTGACGTCGACGAGTTCGACCTGCTGGAGGCCGCACTGCGCCAGCGCCCGGACTACATCGTCATGGGTGAGATCCGTGGTGAGGAGGGTCGGACGCTGTTCCAGGTCATGTCGACCGGCCACACCACGTACACCACGTTCCACGCGGACTCCGTGGGCGAGGTCCTGAAGCGGTTCACCACGGACCCCATCAACGTCTCGAAGACGATGTTCACCGCGCTGGACCTGGTGTCCATCCAGACCCAGACGCGTGTCAGCGGGAACAAGGTCCGTCGGAACCGCAACATCACGGAGATCAACCACTACGACGCCGAGAACGACGAGATCAACGTTCAGGACGTCTACCAGTGGCAGGCCGAGACGGACGAGTTCCTCAAGATGGGTGAGTCGAACACCCTGGAGGAGATCGAGTTCGACCGCGGCTGGAACCGCGAACGGCTGGATGACGAGCTGTTCCAGCGCCGGGTCATCCTCGCCTATCTCATCAAGAACGGGCTCAGCAAGTACGTCGAGGTCGCCGCGACGGTGCAGGCGTTCGTCAACGACCCCGAGACCATCCTCGCGCTCATCGCGAACGGGCAGCTGGAGGAGAGCCTCGACGACCTGCGCGAGATGGAGTCCGTCTACATCGACGTCGACCCGGAGGACGAGGAGCTGGTCCCCCGGCCGGACCCCGACGACGAGACGTACAACCTCGCCCAGGACATCCTCGAACGCGCCGAGGAGTCGCTGTTCGAGGAGTACCGCGACAAGGAGCTGAGCGGGCTCGGCATCGAGTCTGCAATCTCCGGCTCGGGCATGGAGGAGGAGGAGTCCTCCATCGAGGCCGAACCCGGCGACGGGGGCGACTTCGACTTCGGGGACTCCGTCGGCAGCGACGACAACCCGTTCGAGCTCGGCGACGACGACGGCGATGACTTCTCGTTCTCGGGCACGGACGAGGAGGTCGACGACGGCCCGTCGTGGCTGAGCGACGAGGGCGACGGCTTCGACTTCGGCGAGGACGCCGGCTTCGGGGCGAGCTCGGACGACACCGCCGAGGCCCAGGCGGACGCCGGGGCGGCCGGTGGCACCGAACCGGCACCGGAGGGAACGCCGGAGCTCGAGGCGGGAACGAGCGCGGGCGACGAGCCAGCGACCGACGACGGGCCGGACGGCGAGGCTCCGGTCACCGACGCGTCGACCACGGACGATGCCGGCGGTGAGACGCCCGAACTCGAGGAGAGTGCGAGCGATGTGAGCGCGGAGTTCCCGGCGCTCGACGAGGGCCAGGAGGAGCCGACGTTCGACGACGCCGACGCCGACGAGCCCATCTTCTCGGACGCCGACGACTCCGGCGGCGAGTCGATGTTCGACGCCGGGGCGCGGGAGGAGACGGCGACCGAGGCGGACTCCGCCGACTCCGATGCGACCGACGCATCGGTCGCGGACACGACGGAACCGGGCGTCGAGAACGCGGGCGACGCCGACGCGGCAGCTGTCGGTGACGAGTCCGCAGAGGCGTCGGCAGACGCTGATACCGCGAACGAATCCGAGGAGTCCGCGCCCATCGACGACGAGGAGGCGTTCTTCGGCGGCGAGGACGAGCAGTTCTTCGAGGAGGACGACGAGGAGGTCGACTCCATCTTCGGCGACGAGAGCGGCGGCATCTTCAGCGGCAGCGACGACGACGCGGACGAGGACGACGGAGGCATGTTCGGCTCCGCCGCCGAGGAGGTCGAGGAGGAGGACGCCGGGATGTTCGACGAAGCCGAGGACGATGACGACACCATCTTCGGTGGCTCCGACGATGCGGACGGAGCAGCGGACGGTGAGGACAGCGTCTTCGGCGACGCGGAGGACGAGGAGCGCGGTGACGGTGATGCCGAATGA
- a CDS encoding type II secretion system F family protein — protein MSLQTRTDAGESSGFDASTDSLGDMFYPLYERLFDENSDFVADVETKLAQARMADTVEMYLSRSLGIGVLSGGALWALGTAIGYLLFMTGIVATDNILGATIPNQTLVDIINAIKVPALVVVTGLFLGSIGFAMGFGALVAVPYSRASARKREINMLLTDAVSFMYALSVGGLNQLEILEAMAKAEDTYGEVAKEFQSIVQETEYFDTDYRTAIRNQAMETPSDEVAQFLTDMLSIVNSGGDMENFLKDKKDKHMRTAKQQQEMTLETLELFGEMYMTLSLFPLLLIIILVIMRMLGEADPMMLYATVYGLIPMTGAGFLVLVSTVKQDEPGDGYLDPADADDRLSVQKGSGLLNLGLVEEFTGEYAMFDRIKNKEGTYETMQVLKAPHIFFRDNPLYTLTLTIPLVLVITVVAMVSGAIPTSWDGMIDQPVWGTFMYIYMPTYIVVLPLAVFREWNVRSRSVITNSISDNLRKLSSANDTGQTLLESLRTVSETTSGKMATEFETMHAKVNYGMSLKHALVEFNNKYHIPRMARTVKLISKAQEASSQITDVLTTAAQASENQDDIERERKSRTRMQVVIILMTYLTLLAVMAILKTQFLDVLTGLNDASGGGASSGPSLGGAVNTGRLSLLFFHAVTMQALLSGLIAGYIRDADILSGLKFVLVLMTIALVVWAAVA, from the coding sequence ATGAGCCTCCAGACCCGTACCGACGCCGGTGAGAGCAGCGGATTCGACGCCTCCACCGACTCGCTCGGGGACATGTTCTACCCGCTGTACGAGCGGCTGTTCGACGAGAACTCCGACTTCGTCGCCGACGTGGAGACGAAACTCGCACAGGCCCGGATGGCCGACACCGTCGAGATGTACCTCTCGCGCTCGCTCGGTATCGGAGTGCTCTCCGGAGGGGCGCTGTGGGCGCTCGGGACGGCCATCGGCTACCTGCTGTTCATGACCGGTATCGTCGCGACGGACAACATCCTCGGGGCGACCATCCCGAACCAGACGCTCGTCGACATCATCAACGCCATCAAGGTCCCCGCGCTGGTCGTCGTGACCGGGCTGTTCCTCGGCTCCATCGGCTTCGCGATGGGCTTCGGCGCGCTCGTCGCGGTGCCGTACTCGCGGGCGTCGGCACGGAAACGAGAGATCAACATGCTGCTGACGGACGCGGTGTCGTTCATGTACGCGCTCTCCGTCGGCGGGCTGAACCAGCTCGAGATCCTGGAGGCGATGGCGAAGGCCGAGGACACCTACGGGGAGGTGGCGAAGGAGTTCCAGTCCATCGTCCAGGAGACGGAGTACTTCGACACGGACTACCGGACAGCCATCCGGAACCAGGCGATGGAGACGCCCAGCGACGAGGTCGCGCAGTTCCTCACCGACATGCTCTCCATCGTCAACTCAGGCGGTGACATGGAGAACTTCCTGAAGGACAAGAAGGACAAGCACATGCGGACCGCCAAGCAGCAACAGGAGATGACCCTGGAGACGCTGGAGCTGTTCGGCGAGATGTACATGACGCTGTCGCTGTTCCCGCTCCTGCTCATCATCATCCTGGTCATCATGCGGATGCTGGGCGAGGCCGACCCGATGATGCTGTACGCGACGGTGTACGGCCTCATCCCGATGACGGGCGCGGGGTTCCTCGTGCTCGTCTCGACGGTCAAGCAGGACGAGCCGGGCGACGGCTATCTCGACCCGGCCGACGCCGACGACCGCCTCTCTGTCCAGAAGGGGTCGGGCCTGCTGAACCTCGGCCTCGTCGAGGAGTTCACGGGCGAGTACGCGATGTTCGACCGCATCAAGAACAAGGAGGGGACCTACGAGACGATGCAGGTGCTCAAGGCACCGCACATCTTCTTCCGGGACAACCCACTGTACACGCTGACGCTGACGATCCCGCTCGTGCTCGTCATCACGGTCGTCGCGATGGTCTCCGGCGCGATACCGACTTCGTGGGACGGGATGATCGACCAGCCGGTCTGGGGGACGTTCATGTACATCTACATGCCGACCTACATCGTCGTCCTGCCGCTGGCGGTGTTCCGCGAGTGGAACGTCCGCTCGCGCAGCGTCATCACGAACAGCATCTCCGACAACCTGCGGAAGCTGTCGAGTGCGAACGACACCGGACAGACCCTGCTCGAGTCGCTCCGGACGGTCTCCGAGACGACGAGCGGGAAGATGGCGACCGAGTTCGAGACGATGCACGCGAAGGTCAACTACGGGATGAGCCTCAAGCACGCCCTCGTCGAGTTCAACAACAAGTACCACATCCCGCGCATGGCACGGACGGTCAAGCTCATCTCGAAGGCACAGGAGGCCTCCAGCCAGATTACGGACGTGCTGACGACGGCCGCACAGGCGTCGGAGAACCAGGACGACATCGAGCGTGAGCGCAAGTCACGCACCAGGATGCAGGTCGTCATCATCCTGATGACCTACCTGACGCTGCTCGCAGTCATGGCGATCCTGAAGACGCAGTTCCTCGACGTGCTGACCGGGCTGAACGACGCCAGTGGCGGCGGTGCGTCCAGTGGACCGAGCCTCGGTGGTGCGGTCAACACCGGGCGGCTCTCGCTGCTGTTCTTCCACGCAGTGACGATGCAGGCCCTGCTGTCCGGGCTCATCGCGGGCTACATCCGCGACGCGGACATCCTGAGCGGGCTGAAGTTCGTCCTCGTGCTGATGACGATCGCACTCGTCGTGTGGGCGGCGGTGGCATGA
- a CDS encoding DUF7287 family protein, protein MKTTGNTLQRGSDRGQTTQDFAVGISVFLLTVGFTFGFLPTLLSPFGSPVGDDITAKSDRVAGTMISDLTVDGEPRTLNATELDAFITANPTEEDLQEYFGLRASADVNVTVMNVQEGGGRTVLQVNGNRTVAGDEYRSQTPAASTTRVILVSGSRCDVQCVLVVRVW, encoded by the coding sequence ATGAAGACGACGGGAAACACGCTCCAGCGCGGTTCGGACCGGGGCCAGACCACGCAGGACTTCGCGGTGGGCATCAGCGTCTTCCTGCTGACAGTCGGGTTCACGTTCGGCTTCCTGCCGACGCTCCTGAGCCCGTTCGGGTCGCCGGTCGGCGACGACATCACGGCCAAGTCCGACCGCGTCGCGGGGACGATGATCAGCGACCTCACGGTCGACGGCGAGCCACGGACGCTGAACGCGACCGAGCTCGATGCGTTCATCACCGCGAACCCGACCGAGGAGGACCTGCAGGAGTACTTCGGCTTGCGGGCGTCGGCGGACGTCAACGTCACCGTGATGAACGTTCAGGAGGGTGGCGGCAGGACCGTACTGCAGGTGAACGGGAACCGAACAGTGGCTGGGGACGAGTATCGCTCACAGACGCCGGCAGCGTCGACGACGAGGGTGATACTCGTCTCCGGTAGCCGGTGCGACGTCCAGTGCGTGCTGGTGGTGAGGGTGTGGTGA
- a CDS encoding DUF7288 family protein: MNDDRSQAYTLEGFIGSILLLTAILFAFQSVVILPTTSGSVSLDIQEQLRTSANDIMIISADDGDLSCQVRYWNESSEPYFAEGQSRDRGYGVDPPPNVSSCDADGTQFGAMLNETFGEQEQEYSIFVSYRNGTDTEQVAMVSRGSENAPAVSTTYTVTLYDDQRILGDCASTCPTLHEAYNTTGFPIPEANEFEDSPIYNVVVIRVIIW, from the coding sequence ATGAACGACGACAGGTCACAGGCGTACACGCTCGAGGGGTTCATCGGGTCGATACTGCTACTGACGGCCATCCTCTTCGCGTTCCAGTCGGTCGTCATCCTTCCGACCACGTCGGGGTCGGTGAGCCTCGACATCCAGGAGCAGCTCCGGACGTCCGCCAACGACATCATGATCATCAGTGCGGACGACGGAGACCTCTCCTGTCAGGTCCGGTACTGGAACGAGTCGTCGGAGCCGTACTTCGCGGAGGGACAGTCGCGGGACCGAGGCTACGGCGTAGACCCACCTCCGAACGTCAGTTCGTGTGACGCCGACGGGACGCAGTTCGGCGCGATGTTGAACGAGACCTTCGGCGAACAGGAGCAGGAGTACAGCATCTTCGTCTCCTACCGGAACGGGACCGACACGGAACAGGTGGCCATGGTCAGTCGTGGATCGGAGAACGCGCCAGCGGTATCGACCACCTACACGGTCACGTTGTACGACGACCAGCGCATCCTCGGGGACTGTGCGTCGACGTGTCCCACCCTCCACGAGGCATACAACACCACCGGCTTCCCGATTCCGGAGGCGAACGAGTTCGAGGACAGTCCCATCTACAACGTGGTCGTCATCCGGGTGATCATATGGTAG